In Anaerolineae bacterium, the DNA window GCCGGGCATTTATGCCGCCGTCACCCGGCAGGATGAGCAGGGCCAACCGGCCCAGGGTTGGTATCCAGAGGAACGTCTCACCGTGGCCGAAGCCATCCACGGATATACCATAGGCCCGGCCATGCTGGCCGGAAAGCAGGCCGTCCAGGGGAGTATCTCGCCGGGCAAGTGGGCCGACATGATCGTGCTGTCGCGCAATATCTTTGAGATTCCGCCCCATGAACTGGCAGAGGCAACAGTGAAATTAACAATTTTTGCCGGACAAGTGGTTTACCGGATCGAATGAACAGTTTTTGGAGATCATGAAGACCCTTAGATTACGCCTATTGATTCGTGACGCTGCCCTCAGTTAAGGCGGCATTACGCGATGCGTAAGCGTATCTCGCTTTCCGAGATTAAATCCACTGAGCCTGATTCCACCAGCTCTTGAGAGTCGCATTCTCTTAACAAAGCCATTACCGCTTCATCAAAATGGACCGCCATCATCTTGGCTGCCTGGGCAGGATTACCCCCTTTGATGGCCTCAAAAATCATTTCGTGCGTCTCCTGCACCCGCTCAAGCTCTGCATCGGAGTGCCGACTCCGCAGTCCCCGCAAAATAGCTTCTTCAAGCGACTCCCGGATTGAGCCAATCAGAAAATACATCATGGTATTGCTGGCGGCAGAAGCAATGGCCAGGTGAAACTCAACATCAAGATTGGCGTACACTTCCAAATTATGCAGATTTTGGGCCATAGCCACTACAATTGTTTCCAATTTAGCCAGGTCCTTGGCGGCAGCGCGTTCGGTGGCCAAAAATGCGCTCTGTACTTCCAGAGGCTGGCGAACTTCCATCAATTCTATAATAGATTTATGCCGTAGTTGCACCGCGCGATGAAAGAAAACCTGGAGCAACTTATCGTCAAGGGGTTTAACAACTGCGCCTTTGCCGTTGACAATTTCAATAATCCCCAAGCTGGCCAGCGCTCTTAACCCCTCGCGCACTACGGGCCGGCTGACGCCAAAACTTTCTGATAATTTGGCCGTGGAAGGCAATAAGTCACCCGGCGTTAAACCCTCGGCAGCAATAAAGTCAATCAAT includes these proteins:
- a CDS encoding FadR family transcriptional regulator translates to MLTEISRKTLPDQIAQQLIDFIAAEGLTPGDLLPSTAKLSESFGVSRPVVREGLRALASLGIIEIVNGKGAVVKPLDDKLLQVFFHRAVQLRHKSIIELMEVRQPLEVQSAFLATERAAAKDLAKLETIVVAMAQNLHNLEVYANLDVEFHLAIASAASNTMMYFLIGSIRESLEEAILRGLRSRHSDAELERVQETHEMIFEAIKGGNPAQAAKMMAVHFDEAVMALLRECDSQELVESGSVDLISESEIRLRIA